Proteins from a single region of Gasterosteus aculeatus chromosome Y, fGasAcu3.hap1.1, whole genome shotgun sequence:
- the LOC144391166 gene encoding uncharacterized protein LOC144391166, whose product MAGRRLAFNSPSTPLRGHQLSASPQTDEKKLLMISVDRLVNSNNKLPISTSGSLHWSVRDSAGFCPRRRGTDSKKRRRAHDPTIAEAVRRLHNSETNYRRYEPEKGLISPHNEAVTSYLLREKSRFRRHCVRL is encoded by the exons atggctggacgacgtctcgcgttcaactcgccttcaactcctctccgcggtcaccaactttcggccagtccgcagacagacgagaagaagctgctgatgatctcagtggatcgtctcgtcaactccaacaacaaactgccgatatcaacgagcggttcgctccactggagcgttcgggactctgcgggtttctgtccacggaggagaggaaccgactcaaagaagaggagacgggcgcacgatcccacgatagcg gaagcggtgcgccgtcttcacaactccgagacgaactacaggcgctacgaaccggagaaagg actaatctcgcctcataatgaggcggtgacctcgtatttgctccgggaaaagtccagatttagacgtcattgtgt ccgcctgtga
- the LOC120812236 gene encoding F-actin-monooxygenase mical2b-like gives MASLPARRANLFSSLRLRKREESEGEGPDHEEQKEIRTILANLRNKASRQQNLEDATSNDDEDEYPTSNQKPCPERQRRTQERMVSQQAKAEQLKRLHRAQAIQRQLEEVAEKQRDLEVRGVTIDKIIRGETDTEQDAAPCESEIQSSFLLFKALCRFSNIQNKKAL, from the exons ATGGCTTCGCTGCCCGCCAGGCGGGCCAACCTGTTCTCGTCCCTGAGGCTGAGGAAGAGGGAAGagtcagagggggaggggccggaccacgaggagcagaaggagatcaGGACGATACTCGCCAACCTCCGAAACAAAG CCTCCAGACAGCAGAATCTTGAAGATGCCACCTCTAATGACGACGAAGACGAATACCCGACATCCAATCAAAAG CCGTgtccagagagacagaggaggacgcaggagcGGATGGTGTCCCAGCAGGCTAAAGCAGAACAGCTGAAGAGGCTCCACAGGGCTCAG GCCATCCAGAGACAACTGGAGGAGGttgcagagaaacagagagacctGGAGGTGAGAGGGGTGACCATCGACAAGATCATCAGAGGAGAAACGGATACTGAACAAGACGCGGCTCCATGTGAAAGTGAAATTCAgtcttcttttcttctatttAAGGCGCTGTGCCGCTTCTCAAACATTCAGAACAAAAAAGCATTGTAA